Proteins encoded together in one Portunus trituberculatus isolate SZX2019 chromosome 39, ASM1759143v1, whole genome shotgun sequence window:
- the LOC123515366 gene encoding uncharacterized protein LOC123515366 isoform X2, translated as MQQHNQVFVIQVSSGAAASKPPLALPPAGTDPAVLPSEVKYSASLVRGLGLAHLFLGSVIFLLGVLGTWIEPETCWAGAGVWTGLSALLCGLSGVVAHCFWYKNFSIKAFLVTSVVCVVLSVLAIVLSIYAIVNRHKHFQTLLDQMDEHSWFQPYDLNREHRLTLNISANLLVGFFLELGLALWSSRVGWRGVQSPEFSASNTKRDVDAVDQRSVTPLPPRPGQQVPLAALYQLLQAHPEMLGNKSVEAGLVPPWMSGGLGDHPTHHSMDYQERVNRFLSHAIEDQNPCLSRPLSALLSETRDSASTSTSSGGRCSPADTLPMPPPDQPAGGGQRRETMEREMQERYASSERKMKQTHVDKLPNGHPSNERKGKETHVDTLSNADTSSERKMKQTHIDRLPNGQPSSKRKVKETHVDTLSSGDSGSMKKIKETRVDKLSNGHISSNKKEKVTHVDTLSNRDSSSERKVKVTHVDTLSNRDSSSERKVKVTHVDTLSNGDTGSMKKLKTVDTLSIGDTGSIKKAKETHVDTFRTRRGSEHKPKAPVPVVKRSESLRSSEVSNKGSVKDEPTNNVEVPAEKCRKEKKSEVESENSSVAMEAVAEKSCKGEKKEYRVKPLLCPLRMLPLKKVPNRIRMKCKIIFLP; from the exons CGCTGGTCAGAGGACTCGGCCTGGCTCACCTCTTCCTAGGCTCTGTGATATTCCTGCTTGGTGTGctgg GAACGTGGATAGAGCCGGAGACATGCTGGGCTGGAGCAGGCGTGTGGACAGGGCTGTCGGCGCTTCTTTGTGGCCTCTCCGGTGTGGTGGCACACTGCTTCTGGTACAAGAACTTCAGCATCAAGGCCTTCCTGGTGACGTCcgtagtgtgtgtggtgctgagcGTGCTAGCCATCGTGCTGAGCATCTACGCCATTGTGAACAGACACAAGCACTTCCAGACCCTGCTCGACCAGATGGACGAGCACtcctg GTTCCAGCCATATGACCTGAACCGAGAGCATCGCCTCACCCTCAACATCAGCGCTAACCTGCTGGTGGGCTTCTTCCTGGAGCTGGGTCTGGCGCTGTGGTCCTCGCGCGTGGGCTGGCGCGGCGTGCAGTCTCCGGAGTTCAGCGCCTCCAACACCAAACGAGACGTGGACGCAGTAGACCAGCGTAGCGTGACGCCCCTCCCGCCTCGCCCCGGCCAGCAGGTGCCCCTCGCCGCGCTCTATCAGCTGCTGCAG GCTCACCCAGAGATGTTGGGGAACAAGAGTGTTGAAGCTGGCCTGGTACCACCTTGGATGTCCGGCGGCCTTGGGGACCACCCAACTCACCACTCCATGGACTACCAGGAGCGAGTGAACAGATTCCTCTCCCATGCCATTGAGGATCAAAATCCTTGTCTGAGTAGACCACTGTCAGCTCTCCTGAGTGAAACCAGAGACAGTGCCTCTACTTCAACCTCCAGTGGTGGAAGATGCAGCCCAGCTGACACCCTGCCTATGCCCCCTCCTGATCAGCCAGCtggaggaggacagaggagggagaccatggagagagagatgcaggaaaGATATGCTTCcagtgaaagaaagatgaaacaaaCACATGTTGACAAACTGCCCAATGGACACCCTAgcaatgagaggaagggaaaggagactcATGTTGACACACTGTCCAATGCAGACACCAGcagtgagaggaagatgaagcaaACTCATATTGACAGACTTCCTAATGGACAACCGAGCAGcaagaggaaggtaaaagaaacacatgttgACACACTTTCATCTGGAGACTCTGGCAGtatgaagaagataaaggaaacacGTGTAGACAAATTGTCCAATGGACATATTAGCAgcaacaagaaggagaaggtaaCACATGTTGACACACTGTCAAACAGAGACAGTAGCAGcgagaggaaagtaaaagtaacacatGTTGACACGCTGTCAAACAGAGACAGTAGCAGcgagaggaaagtaaaagtaacacatGTTGATACACTATCAAATGGAGACACTGGAAGcatgaaaaaactgaaaactgtAGACACACTGTCAATTGGAGACACTGGCAGCATAAAGAAAGCGAAAGAAACACATGTTGACACATTCAGGACCAGGAGAGGTTCAGAACACAAGCCCAAGGCGCCTGTCCCTGTAGTAAAGAGGAGTGAAAGTTTAAGATCAAGTGAGGTATCAAATAAAGGTTCAGTTAAAGATGAGCCTACAAATAATGTGGAGGTTCCTGCTGAGAAATGTCGCAAGGAGAAAAAGAGCGAAGTGGAAAGTGAAAACTCTAGTGTTGCTATGGAAGCAGTTGCAGAAAAAAGTTGCaagggggaaaagaaggagtaCAGAGTGAAACCTCTCCTGTGCCCATTAAGGATGTTGCCACTGAAAAAAGTCCCAAACAGGATAAGAATGAAGTGCAAAATAATATTTCTCCCGTGA
- the LOC123515366 gene encoding uncharacterized protein LOC123515366 isoform X1: MTSLSLSKVTMQQHNQVFVIQVSSGAAASKPPLALPPAGTDPAVLPSEVKYSASLVRGLGLAHLFLGSVIFLLGVLGTWIEPETCWAGAGVWTGLSALLCGLSGVVAHCFWYKNFSIKAFLVTSVVCVVLSVLAIVLSIYAIVNRHKHFQTLLDQMDEHSWFQPYDLNREHRLTLNISANLLVGFFLELGLALWSSRVGWRGVQSPEFSASNTKRDVDAVDQRSVTPLPPRPGQQVPLAALYQLLQAHPEMLGNKSVEAGLVPPWMSGGLGDHPTHHSMDYQERVNRFLSHAIEDQNPCLSRPLSALLSETRDSASTSTSSGGRCSPADTLPMPPPDQPAGGGQRRETMEREMQERYASSERKMKQTHVDKLPNGHPSNERKGKETHVDTLSNADTSSERKMKQTHIDRLPNGQPSSKRKVKETHVDTLSSGDSGSMKKIKETRVDKLSNGHISSNKKEKVTHVDTLSNRDSSSERKVKVTHVDTLSNRDSSSERKVKVTHVDTLSNGDTGSMKKLKTVDTLSIGDTGSIKKAKETHVDTFRTRRGSEHKPKAPVPVVKRSESLRSSEVSNKGSVKDEPTNNVEVPAEKCRKEKKSEVESENSSVAMEAVAEKSCKGEKKEYRVKPLLCPLRMLPLKKVPNRIRMKCKIIFLP; encoded by the exons CGCTGGTCAGAGGACTCGGCCTGGCTCACCTCTTCCTAGGCTCTGTGATATTCCTGCTTGGTGTGctgg GAACGTGGATAGAGCCGGAGACATGCTGGGCTGGAGCAGGCGTGTGGACAGGGCTGTCGGCGCTTCTTTGTGGCCTCTCCGGTGTGGTGGCACACTGCTTCTGGTACAAGAACTTCAGCATCAAGGCCTTCCTGGTGACGTCcgtagtgtgtgtggtgctgagcGTGCTAGCCATCGTGCTGAGCATCTACGCCATTGTGAACAGACACAAGCACTTCCAGACCCTGCTCGACCAGATGGACGAGCACtcctg GTTCCAGCCATATGACCTGAACCGAGAGCATCGCCTCACCCTCAACATCAGCGCTAACCTGCTGGTGGGCTTCTTCCTGGAGCTGGGTCTGGCGCTGTGGTCCTCGCGCGTGGGCTGGCGCGGCGTGCAGTCTCCGGAGTTCAGCGCCTCCAACACCAAACGAGACGTGGACGCAGTAGACCAGCGTAGCGTGACGCCCCTCCCGCCTCGCCCCGGCCAGCAGGTGCCCCTCGCCGCGCTCTATCAGCTGCTGCAG GCTCACCCAGAGATGTTGGGGAACAAGAGTGTTGAAGCTGGCCTGGTACCACCTTGGATGTCCGGCGGCCTTGGGGACCACCCAACTCACCACTCCATGGACTACCAGGAGCGAGTGAACAGATTCCTCTCCCATGCCATTGAGGATCAAAATCCTTGTCTGAGTAGACCACTGTCAGCTCTCCTGAGTGAAACCAGAGACAGTGCCTCTACTTCAACCTCCAGTGGTGGAAGATGCAGCCCAGCTGACACCCTGCCTATGCCCCCTCCTGATCAGCCAGCtggaggaggacagaggagggagaccatggagagagagatgcaggaaaGATATGCTTCcagtgaaagaaagatgaaacaaaCACATGTTGACAAACTGCCCAATGGACACCCTAgcaatgagaggaagggaaaggagactcATGTTGACACACTGTCCAATGCAGACACCAGcagtgagaggaagatgaagcaaACTCATATTGACAGACTTCCTAATGGACAACCGAGCAGcaagaggaaggtaaaagaaacacatgttgACACACTTTCATCTGGAGACTCTGGCAGtatgaagaagataaaggaaacacGTGTAGACAAATTGTCCAATGGACATATTAGCAgcaacaagaaggagaaggtaaCACATGTTGACACACTGTCAAACAGAGACAGTAGCAGcgagaggaaagtaaaagtaacacatGTTGACACGCTGTCAAACAGAGACAGTAGCAGcgagaggaaagtaaaagtaacacatGTTGATACACTATCAAATGGAGACACTGGAAGcatgaaaaaactgaaaactgtAGACACACTGTCAATTGGAGACACTGGCAGCATAAAGAAAGCGAAAGAAACACATGTTGACACATTCAGGACCAGGAGAGGTTCAGAACACAAGCCCAAGGCGCCTGTCCCTGTAGTAAAGAGGAGTGAAAGTTTAAGATCAAGTGAGGTATCAAATAAAGGTTCAGTTAAAGATGAGCCTACAAATAATGTGGAGGTTCCTGCTGAGAAATGTCGCAAGGAGAAAAAGAGCGAAGTGGAAAGTGAAAACTCTAGTGTTGCTATGGAAGCAGTTGCAGAAAAAAGTTGCaagggggaaaagaaggagtaCAGAGTGAAACCTCTCCTGTGCCCATTAAGGATGTTGCCACTGAAAAAAGTCCCAAACAGGATAAGAATGAAGTGCAAAATAATATTTCTCCCGTGA